A window of Desulfobacterales bacterium contains these coding sequences:
- the treS gene encoding maltose alpha-D-glucosyltransferase — MAITRKDDAILEENPLWYKDAIIYQLHVKTFCDSNGDGIGDFQGLTQKLDYLQRLGITAIWLLPFYPSPLKDDGYDIAHYTDIHPSYGTLRDFKAFLRQAHRRGLRVITELPVNHTSDQHPWFQRARKAKPGSRWRDFYVWSDTPDKYSQARIIFQDFESSNWNWDSVAGAYFWHRFYSHQPDLNFDNSNVRKAVFRALDFWLEMGVDGMRLDAVPYLHEREGTNCENLPETHGFLKKLRAHIDARHRDRMLLAEANQWPEDAAAYFGNGDECHMNFHFPLMPRLFMALRMEDRFPIIDILDQTPEIPESCQWAVFLRNHDELTLEMVTDEERDYMYRMYARDPQMRLNLGIRRRLSPLLGNHRRRIELMNALLLSMPGSPILYYGDEIGMGDNVFLGDRDGVRTPMQWSPDRNAGFSRANPQRLYLPVIIDPEYHYEVINVESLEGNQHSLLWWMRRMIGLRKRYKAFSRGTLEFLQPDNPSILAFVRRYEDEHLLVVVNLSRYVQFVKLDLSGYAGAALIELFGRMAFPGVEKTPYFLTLGPHSFYWFQLQPAETFQPAELHATEQKTLPLFKLSRSIEEVFTEKYASRLEALLTQYLGSQRWFGGKARQIKTGRLREILPLEGDGYKAFLMFLETAYMDGGTETYQLSMSYAAGKRAQEIRSHSASRVLARLQFKNTTEEGILYDPLADKSFDNLLLQILARGYRKKGIAGELKAAMGPTFRKILQTDSTPPEPSIIAADQSNSSIVYGNRFILKLFRQVQDGLNPDLEIGRMLTKNRFQHVPPVAGAIEYASGKDEPKTLAILQGYIGNQGDAWQYTINLLNSYFKQLIEESLAKKQASNPNASIIDLSQESPPREAVDRIGLYLESVRLLARRTAELHLILTSDTSDPAFAPEPFSKLYQRSIYQSMRATTKRNLTLLRRRLPDLPEEIKPLAIRVLEAEKAIIERFRRLLDRQIDARRSRCHGDYHLGQVLYTGKDFVIIDFEGEPARPISERRIKRSPLRDVAGMLRSFHYAAHFALMEVEERGQSRPGERPFLGSWANYWHMWVGAMFLKDYLNVSAQGKFLPSNHEDLCVLLDIYLLEKSIYELGYELNNRPDWAQIPLHGICQLTGALQA, encoded by the coding sequence ATGGCGATTACAAGGAAAGACGATGCGATCCTGGAGGAAAACCCGCTCTGGTATAAGGACGCGATCATTTATCAGCTTCACGTAAAAACCTTTTGCGACAGCAATGGCGACGGCATCGGCGATTTTCAGGGGCTGACCCAAAAACTCGATTACCTTCAACGTCTGGGAATTACGGCCATCTGGCTCCTGCCGTTTTACCCTTCACCGCTCAAAGACGACGGCTACGACATTGCCCATTACACGGACATCCATCCATCATACGGCACACTTCGTGATTTTAAGGCTTTTTTGCGCCAAGCGCATCGCCGGGGCCTGCGGGTGATTACCGAACTGCCCGTCAACCACACATCGGATCAGCATCCCTGGTTTCAGCGCGCCAGAAAAGCCAAACCCGGAAGCCGCTGGCGTGATTTTTACGTATGGAGCGATACGCCGGATAAATACAGCCAAGCGCGCATCATCTTCCAGGATTTCGAATCTTCCAACTGGAACTGGGACTCTGTGGCAGGCGCCTATTTCTGGCATCGATTCTATTCCCACCAGCCCGATCTTAATTTTGACAATTCGAACGTTCGGAAGGCTGTTTTTCGCGCACTCGATTTCTGGCTGGAGATGGGGGTCGACGGCATGCGTTTGGATGCAGTGCCTTATCTGCATGAACGAGAGGGAACAAATTGCGAAAACCTTCCGGAGACTCACGGTTTTCTAAAGAAACTCAGGGCGCACATCGATGCCCGCCACCGAGACCGAATGCTGCTGGCGGAGGCCAATCAGTGGCCCGAAGATGCAGCGGCGTATTTTGGAAACGGTGATGAATGCCATATGAATTTCCATTTTCCCCTTATGCCGCGCCTGTTCATGGCGCTGAGAATGGAAGACCGGTTTCCCATAATCGACATTCTGGATCAGACCCCGGAGATCCCCGAATCTTGCCAGTGGGCGGTATTTTTACGAAATCACGATGAATTGACCCTCGAGATGGTGACCGATGAAGAACGGGACTATATGTATCGGATGTATGCCCGGGACCCCCAGATGCGGCTTAATCTCGGAATACGGCGCCGGCTCTCGCCGCTGTTGGGAAATCACCGGCGGCGGATCGAACTGATGAACGCGCTGCTGCTTTCCATGCCCGGATCACCCATCCTTTATTATGGGGATGAGATCGGGATGGGGGATAATGTTTTTCTGGGAGATCGCGACGGCGTTCGCACCCCCATGCAGTGGAGCCCGGATCGCAATGCCGGTTTTTCCCGGGCCAACCCCCAGCGGTTATACCTGCCGGTAATTATCGACCCGGAATACCATTATGAAGTTATCAACGTTGAGTCCCTGGAAGGCAATCAGCATTCGCTGCTGTGGTGGATGCGGCGCATGATTGGTTTGCGAAAACGCTACAAGGCCTTTAGCCGCGGAACACTTGAATTCCTTCAGCCGGATAACCCAAGTATTCTAGCCTTTGTCCGCCGCTACGAAGACGAACATCTCCTGGTGGTGGTCAATCTTTCCCGCTATGTTCAGTTTGTCAAGCTCGACCTTTCCGGGTATGCGGGAGCAGCCCTTATCGAACTGTTCGGACGAATGGCCTTTCCCGGGGTGGAAAAGACGCCTTACTTTCTCACCCTCGGCCCTCATTCTTTCTACTGGTTTCAATTGCAGCCGGCTGAAACGTTTCAGCCTGCCGAGTTGCACGCGACGGAACAAAAGACCCTGCCGCTTTTCAAACTATCCCGATCCATCGAGGAAGTCTTTACGGAAAAATACGCTTCCCGGCTCGAAGCGCTGCTGACGCAGTATCTGGGCAGCCAGAGGTGGTTCGGGGGCAAGGCCCGGCAGATCAAGACCGGCCGGCTGCGGGAGATCCTACCGCTAGAGGGAGACGGTTACAAGGCGTTTTTGATGTTTCTGGAAACAGCTTATATGGATGGCGGCACAGAAACCTACCAGCTTTCGATGTCGTATGCCGCCGGAAAGCGCGCACAAGAAATCCGAAGCCATAGCGCCTCTAGGGTTTTGGCCCGACTGCAGTTCAAGAACACCACCGAAGAGGGGATCCTCTATGACCCGCTGGCCGACAAATCCTTTGATAACCTGCTGCTGCAAATACTGGCCCGTGGCTACCGGAAAAAAGGGATTGCGGGAGAGCTCAAAGCCGCCATGGGCCCGACGTTCCGGAAGATCCTACAAACCGATTCGACCCCGCCCGAGCCTTCGATCATCGCCGCCGATCAGAGCAATTCTTCTATTGTCTATGGCAATCGTTTCATCTTAAAGTTGTTCCGGCAGGTTCAGGACGGTCTCAACCCGGATCTTGAGATTGGCCGGATGCTCACAAAAAACCGATTTCAACATGTCCCCCCGGTGGCGGGCGCCATCGAATATGCCAGCGGCAAAGACGAGCCCAAAACCCTGGCCATCCTTCAGGGGTACATTGGCAACCAAGGTGATGCGTGGCAGTACACCATCAATCTGCTCAATTCCTACTTCAAGCAGTTGATAGAAGAATCGCTCGCCAAAAAGCAAGCCTCCAATCCGAACGCATCGATAATCGATCTGTCTCAAGAATCCCCTCCCCGGGAGGCCGTCGACCGGATCGGGCTCTATTTGGAATCGGTGCGTCTGCTTGCCCGGCGAACCGCCGAATTACACCTCATCCTGACGTCTGACACATCGGACCCGGCCTTTGCACCGGAACCCTTTTCCAAGCTTTACCAGCGAAGCATTTATCAGTCCATGCGCGCAACGACCAAACGCAACCTGACGCTGCTTCGCAGGCGCCTTCCGGATCTGCCCGAAGAGATCAAGCCCTTGGCCATCCGCGTCTTGGAAGCGGAAAAGGCTATCATTGAACGTTTCCGGCGCTTGCTGGACCGGCAGATCGACGCCCGGCGGTCCCGCTGTCATGGCGACTACCATCTGGGTCAAGTGCTTTACACGGGCAAAGATTTTGTCATCATCGATTTTGAAGGCGAACCGGCCCGTCCCATATCCGAACGTCGCATTAAGCGCTCCCCCCTTCGGGATGTGGCCGGCATGCTCAGGTCATTTCACTACGCCGCCCATTTTGCGTTGATGGAGGTGGAAGAGCGCGGGCAGTCTCGACCGGGGGAGCGTCCATTTTTGGGCTCGTGGGCAAACTACTGGCATATGTGGGTAGGCGCCATGTTTCTTAAGGACTATCTGAACGTTTCTGCTCAAGGAAAGTTTCTGCCCAGCAACCATGAGGACCTTTGCGTCCTTCTGGATATTTACCTGCTGGAAAAAAGCATCTACGAACTGGGCTACGAACTCAACAATCGGCCCGACTGGGCGCAGATTCCCCTTCATGGCATCTGCCAACTGACGGGGGCGTTGCAAGCGTAG
- a CDS encoding alpha-1,4-glucan--maltose-1-phosphate maltosyltransferase produces the protein MKSVEPRKRVVISGVSPEVASGRFAVKRVVGETVQVQADIFIDSHDEISAFLFYRSQKESRWSSVPMRLISNDRWAGAFTVEELGIYHYIIQAWADRFKTWQRDIGKKLAAGQDVSIDFLIGAELLESAGSRAVGPDAEQLYQWAEMLKSDADSDEKTLLIKSRKMTHLMAKYPDRRFAEINGKKLEVIVERKRARFSTWYEMFPRSCGPLQGNHGTFDDCIDRLPYIAEMGFDVLYFPPIHPIGRTKRKGKNNAPVAGPDDLGSPWAIGAEEGGHKTIHPQLGTLDDFRRLIARALELRIEIAIDIAFQCSPDHPYVSEHPEWFRLRPDGAIQYAENPPKKYEDIYPFDFETEKWQDLFQELIGVVRFWADQGIRIFRVDNPHTKPFSLWEALIHEIKRDYPEVVFLAEAFTRPKIMYRLASVGFTQSYTYFAWRNTKTEITQYFTELTQTDIREIFWPNLWPNTPDILTEYLQTGGKPAFVIRLILAATLGASYGIYGPAFERCENRPKEPGSEEYLDSEKYQLRHWDIDSPDSLRDVIARVNRIRRDNPALQHDWRLHFHPINNEQLICYSKHTQDGSNIVLTVVNLDPHHTHSGWIELSLEKLGLDPGLPFQVHDLLSDARYLWQGSRNFVELNPQAAPAHIFRIRRRIRTERDFDYFL, from the coding sequence ATGAAATCAGTTGAACCCAGAAAACGCGTCGTTATTTCGGGGGTTTCCCCGGAAGTCGCCTCCGGTCGGTTTGCTGTGAAGCGGGTTGTGGGAGAAACGGTTCAGGTTCAGGCCGATATCTTCATCGACAGCCATGACGAAATTTCGGCGTTTCTTTTTTACCGGAGCCAAAAAGAAAGCCGGTGGTCATCGGTCCCCATGCGATTGATTTCCAACGACCGCTGGGCCGGCGCTTTTACCGTGGAAGAACTCGGGATCTACCATTATATTATCCAGGCTTGGGCGGATCGGTTCAAAACCTGGCAAAGGGACATTGGGAAAAAATTGGCCGCCGGCCAGGATGTTTCCATCGATTTTCTGATCGGAGCCGAGTTGCTCGAATCGGCGGGTTCGCGGGCTGTCGGCCCGGATGCCGAGCAGCTTTATCAATGGGCGGAAATGCTCAAATCAGACGCCGATTCCGATGAAAAGACACTTCTTATTAAAAGCCGAAAAATGACCCACTTGATGGCGAAATATCCGGACCGCCGGTTTGCAGAGATTAACGGGAAAAAGCTGGAAGTGATCGTCGAGCGGAAGCGTGCGCGTTTTAGCACCTGGTACGAGATGTTTCCCCGATCGTGCGGACCGCTTCAAGGGAACCACGGCACCTTCGATGATTGTATCGACCGGCTGCCTTATATCGCTGAAATGGGATTCGATGTTCTTTATTTCCCCCCGATTCACCCCATCGGCCGCACCAAACGCAAGGGTAAAAACAATGCGCCCGTAGCGGGACCGGATGATCTTGGAAGCCCCTGGGCCATCGGCGCCGAAGAAGGGGGCCATAAGACCATTCATCCGCAATTGGGAACACTGGATGACTTTCGGCGCCTGATCGCCAGGGCACTTGAATTGCGTATCGAAATTGCAATAGACATTGCATTTCAGTGTTCGCCGGACCATCCCTATGTCAGCGAACATCCTGAGTGGTTTCGGCTGAGACCCGACGGAGCAATCCAATATGCCGAAAATCCTCCGAAAAAATATGAAGACATCTATCCGTTTGATTTTGAGACCGAAAAATGGCAGGACCTTTTCCAGGAGCTGATCGGCGTGGTCCGATTCTGGGCCGATCAGGGAATTCGAATTTTTCGGGTGGACAACCCGCATACCAAACCTTTTTCGCTCTGGGAAGCGCTTATCCATGAGATCAAGCGCGATTATCCGGAGGTTGTTTTTCTGGCCGAAGCCTTTACCCGCCCCAAAATCATGTACCGGCTTGCCAGCGTGGGATTTACGCAATCTTATACATACTTTGCCTGGCGAAACACGAAAACCGAAATTACGCAGTACTTCACGGAATTGACCCAGACCGATATCAGGGAGATCTTTTGGCCGAACCTGTGGCCGAACACACCCGATATCCTTACGGAATACTTACAGACCGGGGGAAAGCCCGCTTTCGTGATCCGACTGATCCTGGCTGCCACTCTGGGCGCCAGTTACGGCATTTACGGACCGGCCTTCGAACGTTGCGAAAACAGACCGAAGGAGCCGGGAAGTGAAGAATACCTGGATTCCGAGAAATACCAGCTTCGACACTGGGATATCGATTCCCCCGATAGCCTCCGGGACGTCATCGCCCGGGTGAACCGAATCCGGCGCGATAATCCGGCGCTTCAGCACGATTGGCGCCTCCATTTTCATCCCATAAACAATGAACAGCTCATCTGCTACAGCAAACATACACAGGACGGTTCCAATATTGTTTTAACCGTCGTCAATCTCGACCCGCACCACACCCATTCCGGCTGGATCGAACTGTCACTTGAAAAATTGGGTCTGGACCCCGGCCTGCCATTTCAGGTCCATGACCTTTTGAGCGACGCGCGCTATCTGTGGCAGGGATCGCGAAATTTTGTCGAACTCAATCCGCAGGCAGCCCCGGCGCATATATTCCGCATTCGAAGGCGCATCCGCACGGAAAGGGATTTCGATTATTTTCTCTAA
- a CDS encoding bifunctional alpha,alpha-trehalose-phosphate synthase (UDP-forming)/trehalose-phosphatase codes for MQTVINVSNRLPVTVGETLTKSSGGLVGAMDGLKQIYDFKWVGWAGDVTGNSANKKQIAAELKARFNYYPVFLTKKEVTDYYTGFSNSSMWPLLHYMTTHARYEERWFEQYRRVNHIFADAVLDIAREGDNVWIHDYHLMLLPAILRKRRPSLKIGFFLHTPFPSYEVFRCHPNRTEVTEGMLGADLIGFHTFGYLRHFRSSVLRILGIESEMYRVPGTFHDTIIGVYPIGINTDKFSRELSSDAYRKSLNDLRKAHSGKKIVLSVERMDYTKGIPRRLDAIERYLQADGMRDDIVFIFINVPSRESVREYRDLRRQVEQKVSKINGRYSTTKNVPVHFIYRSIDFSELCALYAIADVALVTPLIDGMNLVAKEYLFCQQEDKHGVLILSEFAGAAQELSHASIVNPYNIGDMVQSLREAFNLPEEERRVRLELMKQRVTRHNARLWAKSFIRDLSSETLPHKAASAVAEDLESTVRKKIVPQKRVAIFLDYDGTLSELKPKPSDAVPDEELDGLLRKISEVATVETYLISGRKKEDMDRWFSKYHLNLIAEHGYYYRTSNSSEWITFNPNADLSWKNQIKDIFRLYAETIPGSFVEEKTSSVVWHYRRTDPELSTIKANQLVSELYEMLSNLPVEIHHGKKIVEVNSTKVNKGIVMEYFISQNNFDAVLCAGDDETDENMFRMTDDRIVSVKVGSGNTDASYQLPNPRALRSFIEKLLRWRRGENE; via the coding sequence ATGCAGACCGTTATCAATGTCTCGAATCGATTGCCGGTGACCGTCGGTGAAACCCTAACAAAGTCGTCGGGTGGGCTGGTCGGCGCAATGGACGGGCTCAAACAGATCTATGATTTTAAATGGGTAGGCTGGGCCGGAGACGTCACAGGCAACTCGGCAAATAAAAAACAGATCGCCGCTGAGTTGAAAGCGCGTTTCAACTACTACCCGGTATTTCTGACCAAAAAGGAAGTGACCGATTATTACACCGGATTTTCCAACTCCAGCATGTGGCCGTTGCTGCATTATATGACCACCCACGCCAGGTATGAAGAAAGGTGGTTTGAGCAGTATCGGCGGGTTAACCATATCTTTGCCGACGCCGTGTTAGATATCGCCCGCGAGGGCGATAACGTGTGGATTCACGATTATCATCTCATGCTGTTGCCGGCGATTCTCAGGAAGCGCAGGCCCTCTCTGAAGATCGGATTTTTTTTGCACACCCCGTTTCCATCCTATGAGGTATTCCGTTGCCACCCGAATCGAACGGAAGTGACCGAGGGGATGCTGGGTGCGGATTTGATCGGGTTTCACACCTTCGGATATTTGCGGCATTTTCGCAGTTCGGTGCTTCGCATCCTGGGGATTGAATCGGAAATGTACAGAGTCCCCGGAACTTTCCATGATACGATCATCGGGGTTTATCCCATCGGCATCAATACCGATAAGTTTTCTCGCGAATTAAGCTCTGACGCCTATCGCAAAAGCCTGAACGATCTGAGAAAGGCCCATTCGGGGAAGAAGATTGTTCTGAGCGTAGAGCGTATGGATTATACAAAGGGAATTCCCCGCAGGCTGGACGCCATCGAACGTTATTTACAGGCCGACGGGATGCGGGATGATATTGTTTTTATTTTCATCAACGTCCCCTCCCGGGAAAGCGTGCGGGAATACCGCGACCTGCGCCGGCAGGTGGAGCAGAAAGTCTCCAAAATTAATGGAAGATATTCGACCACCAAAAACGTTCCCGTTCATTTCATCTATCGTTCCATCGATTTTAGTGAGCTTTGCGCCCTGTATGCCATCGCCGATGTGGCACTGGTCACGCCACTTATCGACGGCATGAATCTGGTGGCCAAGGAATATCTGTTTTGCCAGCAGGAGGATAAACACGGGGTGCTGATCCTGAGTGAATTTGCAGGCGCCGCCCAGGAGCTTTCGCATGCATCCATCGTCAACCCTTATAATATTGGCGACATGGTTCAGAGCCTGCGGGAGGCATTCAATCTGCCGGAAGAAGAACGAAGGGTGCGATTGGAATTGATGAAACAGCGGGTAACCCGGCACAACGCCCGTCTTTGGGCAAAATCTTTCATCCGGGATCTTTCGTCGGAAACGTTGCCCCATAAGGCGGCCTCGGCGGTGGCCGAAGACCTGGAGTCTACTGTGCGGAAAAAGATCGTCCCCCAAAAGAGGGTCGCCATTTTTCTGGATTATGACGGAACATTGTCCGAGTTGAAACCAAAGCCATCGGACGCCGTTCCAGATGAAGAACTCGATGGGCTTCTCCGTAAAATCAGTGAAGTTGCCACCGTTGAAACTTATCTGATCAGCGGCCGGAAAAAAGAAGACATGGACCGGTGGTTTTCCAAGTATCATTTAAATCTTATCGCCGAACACGGCTACTATTACAGGACAAGTAATTCATCTGAATGGATCACGTTCAATCCCAACGCCGATTTATCGTGGAAAAACCAGATTAAGGATATTTTCAGACTCTATGCCGAAACCATACCCGGAAGTTTTGTTGAGGAAAAGACATCATCGGTGGTGTGGCATTATCGCAGAACAGACCCGGAACTGAGCACCATAAAGGCCAATCAACTGGTGAGCGAACTTTACGAAATGCTATCTAATCTGCCGGTTGAAATCCATCACGGTAAAAAAATCGTGGAAGTTAATTCGACTAAGGTAAACAAAGGGATCGTAATGGAATATTTTATCTCACAAAATAACTTTGATGCGGTTTTGTGCGCCGGCGACGACGAAACGGATGAAAATATGTTTCGGATGACCGATGATCGAATTGTCAGCGTAAAGGTGGGAAGCGGAAACACGGATGCTTCTTATCAACTGCCGAATCCGAGGGCGCTGAGGTCTTTCATTGAAAAGCTATTAAGGTGGAGAAGGGGCGAAAATGAATAA
- the glgB gene encoding 1,4-alpha-glucan branching protein GlgB encodes MDLSLLTDDDIYLFNEGRHFQLYNKMGAHLIKRDGTPGAYFAVWAPNARQVSVTGDFNNWENDRHLLQPRGSSGIWEGFIDGVSDGASYKFHILSKLNDYRVDKADPFAFYSEISPKTASRVCNLEYEWGDEDWMARRKLTDAAASPMAVYELHPGSWMRVPEDHNRSLTYRELADKLTEYLLQTGFTHVEFLPVMEHPFFGSWGYQCLGYFAPTSRYGHPRDLMFLIDHLHQHGFGVILDWVPSHFPTDEHGLDFFDGTHLFEHADPRKGIHPDWNSCIFNYGRSEIQSFLISSALFWLDKYHIDGFRVDAVASMLYLDYSRNPGEWIPNEYGGKENLEAISLLKRFNDEVHRNYPQTLTIAEESTAWPMVSRPTYLGGLGFDMKWDMGWMHDTLAYLSKDPIHRTYHHDRLTFRMLYAFKENYILPLSHDEVVHGKGSLLGKMPGDEWQKFANLRLLFGYMYAQPGKKLLFMGGEFGQLSEWAHDKSLDWHLLDLPLHKGLRNWVKDLNSLYRDQPALHAQDFTPEGFRWIDCNDSLQSTLSLIRKGDKDSDVLIIACNFTPIPRHNFRVGAPHGGTWIELLNSDSRHYGGSGQGSLGAVEAAPVRHHDLPYSLNLTLPPLSVVFFKRSEPAK; translated from the coding sequence ATGGATTTGAGTTTACTGACCGACGACGACATCTATCTGTTTAATGAAGGCCGGCACTTTCAGCTGTATAATAAAATGGGCGCCCATCTGATAAAAAGGGACGGAACACCTGGCGCCTATTTCGCGGTGTGGGCTCCCAATGCGAGGCAGGTCAGCGTGACCGGAGATTTCAACAACTGGGAAAACGACCGGCACTTGCTCCAACCCCGGGGGTCGTCCGGGATCTGGGAAGGGTTTATTGACGGGGTTTCTGACGGCGCATCCTACAAATTTCATATTCTCTCCAAATTAAATGATTATCGGGTGGACAAAGCCGATCCCTTTGCTTTTTACAGTGAAATTTCGCCTAAAACGGCATCCAGGGTCTGCAATCTCGAGTATGAATGGGGAGACGAAGATTGGATGGCCCGGCGTAAGCTGACAGATGCCGCTGCCTCGCCGATGGCCGTTTATGAGCTTCATCCGGGCTCGTGGATGCGGGTTCCGGAGGATCACAACCGATCGCTGACCTATCGCGAACTTGCCGACAAGTTGACCGAATACCTTCTTCAAACGGGATTTACCCATGTGGAGTTTCTGCCGGTGATGGAGCATCCCTTTTTCGGTTCGTGGGGATACCAGTGCCTCGGGTATTTCGCCCCCACCAGTCGCTACGGCCATCCACGGGACTTGATGTTCCTGATCGATCATCTGCACCAGCACGGCTTCGGGGTGATCCTAGACTGGGTTCCTTCGCATTTCCCTACGGACGAGCACGGGCTCGACTTTTTCGACGGCACCCACCTTTTCGAGCACGCCGATCCCCGAAAAGGGATCCATCCGGACTGGAATAGCTGCATCTTTAATTACGGCCGCAGCGAAATCCAGAGTTTTTTGATCAGCAGCGCCCTGTTCTGGCTGGATAAATACCACATCGACGGATTCCGAGTGGATGCCGTCGCCTCGATGCTCTACCTGGATTATTCCCGAAACCCGGGAGAGTGGATTCCCAACGAATACGGCGGCAAGGAGAACCTGGAGGCCATCTCTTTGTTGAAACGCTTCAACGACGAGGTGCATCGCAATTATCCCCAGACGCTAACCATTGCGGAAGAATCCACCGCCTGGCCCATGGTGTCGCGACCGACCTACCTGGGAGGCCTTGGCTTCGACATGAAGTGGGATATGGGGTGGATGCACGACACCCTGGCTTATTTATCCAAAGACCCGATCCATCGGACCTATCACCACGACCGGCTGACCTTCCGGATGCTTTATGCCTTCAAGGAAAACTATATCCTGCCGCTTTCCCATGACGAGGTCGTTCACGGCAAAGGATCGCTGCTGGGCAAGATGCCCGGGGATGAATGGCAAAAGTTTGCCAACCTGAGGCTCCTGTTCGGCTATATGTACGCCCAGCCCGGCAAAAAATTGCTCTTCATGGGGGGCGAATTCGGCCAGTTGAGCGAATGGGCGCATGACAAGAGCCTGGACTGGCATTTGCTCGATCTCCCCCTTCATAAGGGGCTCCGCAATTGGGTGAAGGACCTCAACAGTCTCTATCGGGATCAGCCTGCCCTTCATGCGCAGGATTTTACCCCCGAAGGGTTTCGCTGGATCGACTGCAACGATTCTCTGCAGAGCACCCTCAGCCTGATACGAAAAGGGGACAAGGATTCAGATGTCCTCATTATCGCCTGCAATTTCACCCCGATCCCGAGGCATAACTTCCGGGTGGGAGCGCCGCACGGCGGGACCTGGATCGAACTGCTAAACAGTGATAGCCGGCATTATGG